A genomic region of Raphanus sativus cultivar WK10039 chromosome 6, ASM80110v3, whole genome shotgun sequence contains the following coding sequences:
- the LOC108807305 gene encoding AP-1 complex subunit sigma-1: protein MIHFVLLVSRQGKVRLTKWYSPYTQKERSKVIRELSGVILNRGPKLCNFIEWRGYKVVYKRYASLYFCMCIDEADNELEVLEIIHHYVEILDRYFGSVCELDLIFNFHKAYYILDELLIAGELQESSKKTVARIISAQDQLVEAAKEEASSISNIIAQATK from the exons ATG ATACATTTTGTGCTTCTAGTTAGTCGACAAGGAAAAGTAAGGCTAACCAAGTGGTATTCGCCTTACACACAGAAGGAAAGGTCTAAG GTCATACGCGAACTCAGCGGTGTAATCCTTAACAGAGGTCCCAAGCTCTGTAATTTCATCGAATGGAGAGGATACAAGGTTGTCTACAAaag GTATGCAAGCCTGTACTTCTGCATGTGCATTGATGAGGCGGATAACGAGCTAGAGGTGCTGGAGATCATTCATCACTATGTCGAGATTCTTGACCGTTACTTTGGCAGT GTGTGTGAACTCGATTTGATTTTTAACTTCCACAAG GCGTATTATATACTGGATGAGCTGTTGATCGCCGGTGAACTTCAAGAGTCGAGCAAGAAAACAGTGGCGAGGATAATATCAGCTCAG GATCAATTGGTGGAGGCTGCTAAAGAGGAGGCTAGTTCCATAAGTAACATCATTGCTCAGGCTACCAAGTAG
- the LOC108806082 gene encoding 3-hydroxy-3-methylglutaryl-coenzyme A reductase 2 → MSIRRRLPRTKLPTQNDDVVTPRRRGSDALPLPLHVTNFFFSFLFAGTVYFLLIRRGDKISTSTPLRVVNLSEILSLIGVIASLIYLIGFLGVGFVQSVFLRSSPDDDDVWDVNDIDCPLSIQSLDEPPRESDLTSEEDEEIVKSVIDGTTSSYSLEAKLGDCKRAAAVRREAVQRITGRSLTGLPLEGFDYDSILGQCCEMPVGYVQIPVGIAGPLLLDGREYSVPMATTEGCLVASTNRGCKAIHLSGGAFSVLMKDAMSRAPVVKFPSVRRAALAMFYLQDPAHFKRLSLIFNKSSRFARLQSITCSISGRNLYPRFACGTGDAMGMNMVSKGVQNVLEFVKTEFPDMVVIGISGNCCSDKKASAINWIQGRGKHVVCEALIKGEIVKNVLKTSVEDLVELHVLKNLTGSAMAGSLGGFNAHASNIVSAVFIATGQDPAQNVESSHCITQFEAEGEDLHVSVSMPCIEVGTVGGGTQLASQSACLNLLGVKGSSSDEEKAGSNARQLARIIAGSVLAGELSLMSAIASGQLVKSHMKYNRSSRDIGPSSQLNR, encoded by the exons ATGAGTATCCGTCGCAGATTACCGAGGACGAAGCTCCCCACTCAAAACGACGACGTCGTCACTCCTCGTCGAAGAGGCTCCGACGCGCTTCCTCTCCCGTTACACGTAACAAACTTCTTTTTCAGCTTCCTCTTCGCCGGCACCGTCTACTTCCTCCTCATCCGGCGCGGCGATAAGATCAGCACCTCGACGCCTCTCCGCGTCGTCAACCTCTCCGAGATCCTTTCACTCATCGGAGTCATCGCTTCGTTAATCTACCTCATCGGTTTCCTCGGCGTCGGTTTCGTCCAATCCGTCTTTCTCCGATCATCCCCCGACGACGACGACGTTTGGGACGTCAACGACATCGATTGTCCTCTCTCAATTCAATCCCTCGATGAACCTCCTCGCGAGTCTGATCTTACTTCCGAGGAAGACGAAGAGATCGTCAAGTCCGTGATCGACGGAACCACCTCGTCTTACTCACTCGAGGCGAAGCTCGGAGACTGCAAGCGAGCCGCGGCGGTTAGACGAGAAGCGGTTCAGAGGATAACTGGAAGATCGTTAACCGGACTTCCTTTAGAAGGTTTCGATTACGATTCGATATTGGGACAGTGCTGCGAGATGCCGGTTGGTTACGTTCAGATTCCGGTTGGGATCGCCGGACCTTTGTTGCTCGACGGGAGAGAGTACTCGGTGCCAATGGCGACCACGGAGGGTTGTTTGGTTGCGAGTACCAACAGAGGGTGCAAGGCTATTCACTTGTCTGGTGGCGCTTTCAGTGTTCTCATGAAGGATGCAATGTCTAGAGCTCCTGTGGTTAAGTTCCCTTCTGTCAGAAGAGCTGCTCTTGCCATGTTTTATCTACAGGATCCTGCTCATTTCAAGAGACTCTCTCTTATTTTCAACAA GTCGAGTAGGTTTGCTAGGCTTCAGAGTATCACTTGCTCGATTTCTGGGAGGAATCTTTATCCGAGGTTTGCGTGTGGTACTGGCGATGCTATGGGGATGAACATGGTCTCCAAAGGTGTTCAGAATGTCTTGGAGTTTGTCAAGACAGAGTTTCCTGACATGGTTGTTATTGGCATCTCAG GGAATTGCTGTTCGGACAAGAAAGCCTCGGCTATAAACTGGATCCAAGGACGTGGAAAGCATGTTGTGTGTGAAGCTCTTATTAAAGGTGAGATTGTGAAGAATGTGTTGAAGACTAGCGTAGAGGATCTTGTCGAGCTTCACGTGCTCAAGAACCTTACTGGTTCAGCTATGGCTGGTTCCCTTGGTGGATTCAATGCTCATGCAAGCAATATAGTCAGCGCTGTCTTCATCGCCACTGGCCAAGACCCTGCTCAGAACGTGGAGAGCTCTCACTGTATCACCCAGTTTGAAGCTGAAGGCGAAGACCTTCACGTCTCTGTCTCTATGCCTTGCATTGAG GTTGGTACTGTTGGAGGTGGGACACAGCTTGCATCACAGTCAGCTTGTTTGAACCTGCTCGGTGTAAAAGGATCATCAAGCGACGAGGAGAAAGCTGGCTCGAACGCAAGGCAACTGGCGAGAATTATTGCTGGTTCGGTTCTTGCGGGAGAGCTGTCGCTAATGTCTGCTATTGCATCTGGACAGCTTGTAAAGAGCCACATGAAGTACAACAGATCCAGCAGAGACATTGGCCCTTCATCTCAACTGAACAGATGA